The proteins below are encoded in one region of Nitrospira sp.:
- the sugE gene encoding QacE family quaternary ammonium compound efflux SMR transporter, whose protein sequence is MAWVYLFVAGLFEIGWALGLKYSDGFTRPWHSLWTLVAMTLSLWCLALAIRTIPLGTGYAVWTGIGAAGTAILGMILFQEPSNPVRLASIAAIVIGIVGLKLAS, encoded by the coding sequence ATGGCATGGGTCTATCTATTCGTGGCAGGGCTATTTGAAATTGGATGGGCACTCGGCCTCAAATATTCGGATGGATTTACGCGTCCATGGCACAGCCTCTGGACCCTCGTTGCGATGACTTTGAGCCTCTGGTGCTTGGCGCTTGCCATACGGACGATTCCTCTCGGAACGGGATATGCGGTGTGGACCGGCATCGGTGCGGCCGGCACGGCGATTCTCGGGATGATCCTCTTTCAGGAACCGTCCAATCCGGTCAGGCTGGCTAGCATCGCCGCCATTGTTATCGGCATCGTTGGATTGAAGCTCGCATCGTGA
- a CDS encoding amine oxidase, translating into MPNDMPLKGRSVIVAGAGLAGLTAAAEIQDLGAKVTVVEARDRIGGRVWTVRDGFTEQQHAEAGGDLINEDHTAIRDLVKRLNLSLTHILRGGFAYARRAASRQPTRIEPAGRIWSELGALCAPWIHAYQVNEQRWDGPIAATIARLSVAEWLDQIQADRTLRARVGGMRGFFLADPKDLSLLALVDQLASDSDTPNRFYRIKGGNDRLARALAGRLHTAVRMCTSVMAVAQRHDGIRLTVQRGDEGRSQLSADFLVLSVPATILRRIAFTPRLPDLQRKAVQRLHYGRATKTLLQFDRRFWQRRGCARAYGTDLPLGALWDGNEEQHGRPGILALLAGGSASAETRRLLDTRGVAGLTSALRWLGASAHSVLASRAVCWEDDPWARGGYAVFHPGYDPALRDWLARPYGRVVFAGEHTSVRWQGYMNGAVESGMRAAEEVRALQIRLRRSRRHEMGRDGVARDGREPSVSRASTRPVR; encoded by the coding sequence GTGCCGAATGACATGCCGCTAAAGGGTCGTTCCGTGATCGTGGCAGGGGCCGGGCTTGCCGGACTGACTGCGGCGGCGGAAATACAGGACCTCGGTGCCAAGGTGACGGTGGTTGAAGCGCGAGACCGGATTGGCGGACGAGTCTGGACGGTTCGGGACGGCTTCACGGAACAGCAACACGCCGAAGCCGGCGGCGATCTCATCAACGAGGATCACACGGCCATCCGCGATCTCGTGAAGAGGTTGAATCTGTCGCTGACGCACATCCTGCGCGGAGGGTTCGCTTATGCTCGGCGTGCCGCGTCCCGGCAACCCACAAGGATTGAGCCGGCCGGCCGCATATGGAGCGAACTCGGCGCACTGTGCGCGCCGTGGATCCACGCCTATCAAGTCAACGAACAGCGATGGGACGGACCGATCGCAGCCACCATAGCCCGCCTGTCGGTCGCGGAGTGGCTGGACCAGATCCAAGCGGATCGAACACTGCGTGCCCGCGTCGGCGGCATGAGGGGATTTTTCCTGGCGGACCCGAAGGACCTTTCTCTTCTGGCCCTCGTCGATCAACTCGCCTCGGACTCGGACACACCGAATCGGTTCTATCGCATCAAAGGTGGCAACGACCGGCTGGCACGCGCCCTCGCCGGGAGGTTGCACACTGCCGTCCGGATGTGCACGTCCGTGATGGCAGTGGCCCAGCGCCATGATGGAATCCGGCTGACGGTGCAACGCGGTGATGAGGGCCGCTCGCAGTTATCGGCAGACTTTCTGGTTCTCTCGGTGCCGGCCACCATCCTTCGCCGGATCGCCTTTACACCTCGACTCCCAGACCTTCAGCGCAAGGCGGTTCAGCGCCTCCATTATGGAAGAGCAACGAAAACTCTGCTGCAATTCGACCGGCGGTTCTGGCAGCGACGGGGATGCGCCCGCGCATATGGCACGGATCTGCCGCTCGGCGCACTCTGGGATGGCAACGAGGAGCAACACGGCCGTCCCGGCATCCTCGCCCTCCTTGCCGGCGGCTCGGCCAGCGCGGAGACCCGCAGGCTCTTGGACACACGGGGCGTCGCAGGTCTCACAAGTGCGTTGCGATGGCTTGGGGCGTCGGCCCACTCGGTGCTGGCCTCCCGCGCGGTGTGCTGGGAGGATGATCCATGGGCACGGGGCGGCTACGCCGTGTTCCATCCTGGTTACGATCCTGCCCTACGGGACTGGCTCGCTCGACCATACGGCCGCGTCGTGTTTGCCGGGGAGCACACCAGCGTTCGCTGGCAGGGCTACATGAACGGCGCGGTCGAAAGTGGAATGCGCGCTGCGGAGGAAGTGCGGGCGTTGCAGATTCGATTGCGGCGGAGTCGACGCCACGAGATGGGCAGAGACGGAGTAGCGCGCGATGGTCGTGAACCTTCTGTGTCACGTGCGAGCACTCGTCCTGTTCGGTAA